The following proteins come from a genomic window of Mycobacterium sp. DL:
- a CDS encoding alpha/beta hydrolase, whose amino-acid sequence MPFISVDVENTGDIDLYYEDHGDGQAVVLVDGFPLDGHAWEKQVSVLLAAGYRVITYDRRGFGRSGDATFGYDYDTFAADLNTLIEVLDVTDVVLAGFSMGTGEVGRYLATYGPARVDKAVFIAAVQPYLLRTDSNPDGLDGAVFASALAAAVKDRYDFLHRFYADVYNTDQTLGTRISFDVVESSWQVACSGSAYASVAAMITWTTDFRTDVAKIAGYDIDILIVHGTHDRILPIDATARPLHALLPHAEYVEIPGAPHGLLWTYAEDVNRELLAFLAPEPGRQRPSHTEGASW is encoded by the coding sequence ATGCCCTTCATCTCCGTCGACGTCGAGAACACAGGAGACATCGATCTCTACTACGAGGACCACGGCGACGGACAGGCCGTCGTCCTGGTCGATGGCTTTCCCCTCGACGGACATGCCTGGGAGAAGCAGGTTTCCGTATTGCTGGCCGCCGGATATCGCGTGATCACCTACGACCGCCGCGGGTTCGGCCGCTCCGGCGACGCAACCTTCGGCTATGACTACGACACGTTCGCCGCGGACCTCAACACCTTGATCGAGGTCCTCGACGTGACCGACGTGGTCCTGGCTGGATTCTCGATGGGCACCGGGGAAGTTGGCCGCTACCTGGCTACCTATGGGCCGGCCAGGGTCGACAAGGCGGTTTTCATCGCTGCCGTGCAGCCTTACCTGCTGCGAACCGACTCCAACCCGGATGGCCTGGACGGCGCGGTCTTCGCCTCGGCGCTGGCAGCCGCGGTCAAAGACCGCTATGACTTCCTTCATCGGTTCTATGCCGACGTCTACAACACCGACCAAACACTGGGCACCCGCATCAGCTTCGATGTCGTCGAAAGCTCCTGGCAGGTGGCGTGTTCGGGGTCGGCGTACGCGTCGGTCGCCGCGATGATCACGTGGACCACCGACTTTCGGACCGATGTCGCCAAGATCGCCGGGTACGACATCGACATCTTGATCGTCCACGGCACCCACGACCGGATCCTGCCGATCGACGCCACAGCGCGCCCGTTGCACGCACTGCTTCCCCATGCCGAATACGTCGAGATCCCCGGTGCGCCCCACGGTTTGCTCTGGACCTACGCCGAGGACGTCAACCGCGAGCTACTGGCGTTCCTCGCCCCTGAACCCGGTCGGCAGAGACCCTCGCACACTGAAGGAGCATCCTGGTGA
- a CDS encoding pyridoxamine 5'-phosphate oxidase family protein produces MSKHYGAIAFTEAVRDVQRDHGSHAFYDRKRVQGTAVPGSDALTEDEKDYLAERDSFYLATVSETGWPYVQFRGSPIGFLRVVDDHTIGWADFRGNLQYISTGNVAGDNRVALIATDYLHRRRLKIYGHARVVAAEQDPTLVGSFADPAYDAVVERVVLVTVEAFDWNCPQHITERFTVEELDTYLAPLRGQLAALRAENAQLREKLDRGE; encoded by the coding sequence GTGAGCAAGCATTACGGCGCCATCGCGTTCACCGAAGCGGTCCGCGACGTCCAGCGAGACCACGGCAGCCACGCCTTCTACGACCGCAAACGCGTTCAAGGCACGGCAGTGCCAGGCAGTGACGCGCTCACCGAGGACGAGAAGGACTACCTCGCCGAGCGGGACAGCTTCTACCTGGCGACCGTCAGCGAAACCGGCTGGCCCTACGTCCAATTCCGTGGCAGTCCAATCGGTTTCCTGCGCGTCGTCGACGACCACACCATCGGCTGGGCCGACTTCCGCGGCAACCTGCAGTACATCAGCACCGGCAATGTCGCCGGCGACAACCGGGTCGCCCTGATCGCCACGGACTACCTCCACCGGCGCCGACTGAAGATCTACGGCCACGCCCGCGTCGTCGCCGCCGAACAGGATCCCACCCTGGTCGGGAGCTTCGCCGATCCCGCTTACGACGCCGTCGTCGAGCGCGTCGTTCTGGTCACCGTTGAGGCCTTCGACTGGAACTGTCCCCAACACATCACCGAGCGGTTCACCGTAGAAGAACTCGACACATACCTCGCTCCGCTGCGCGGTCAACTCGCCGCGCTGCGCGCCGAGAACGCTCAGCTACGCGAGAAGCTCGACCGCGGTGAGTAG
- a CDS encoding MOSC and FAD-binding oxidoreductase domain-containing protein, producing the protein MATLRSVNVGMPRDVEWNQRTVYTGAWKQPVTGPRMVRRLNVDGDGQGDLGGHGGENRAVLVYQLDSYRHWALVFDRDDLAPGLLGENLTVDGLPDDEVCIGDRYRIGQAVLEVTQPRVTCYRAGMRIGEPRMAALLVSHGRPGFYCRVITEGEVEAGQEIVKISSGPESVSVAEIDALLYLPGHPRDALHRALRIPALSPGWQTSLRSLAEQAEHPAGSAGNVGLTAAAGSPPPAWTGFRALKVSAVHDESRQVRSVSLTEPDGASLPEWFPGQSITLRLYPDPNGAPLIRNYSLSNQPGSVDYRISVKREPHGLASGYLHGHVHPGDLVDVAAPRGTFFLTTDAASPVILLSAGVGTTPVLSMLHWLAATHSDRPLWWLHGARNGDEHPFAEESRDLLKRLPGSHSHIFYSQPTAADRLGVDFTAQGRLSREAIGGLGLPREADAYLCGPSAFMNELSSGLATYGLDPARVHSELFGAAAALTPGIAATSIAPHPPAGPPGTGPEVQFARSGLSAPWGPPNTSLLEFAETCDVPTRWSCRTGVCHNCETALLSGTVRYDPEPLELPAEGNILICCAQPCETVVLDL; encoded by the coding sequence ATGGCGACACTGAGGTCGGTGAACGTCGGCATGCCCAGAGATGTCGAATGGAACCAGCGCACCGTGTACACGGGTGCGTGGAAACAACCGGTGACCGGGCCGCGGATGGTGCGTCGGCTCAACGTCGACGGAGACGGCCAAGGTGACCTCGGCGGCCACGGAGGAGAGAACCGCGCCGTCCTGGTCTACCAACTCGACTCCTACCGGCACTGGGCCCTGGTGTTCGACCGTGACGACCTGGCGCCAGGACTGTTGGGGGAGAACCTCACCGTCGACGGGCTGCCCGACGACGAGGTGTGCATCGGCGACCGCTACCGGATCGGGCAGGCGGTCTTGGAGGTCACCCAACCTCGGGTCACCTGCTACCGCGCCGGTATGCGCATCGGCGAACCCCGGATGGCCGCACTGCTCGTCTCGCACGGGCGGCCGGGGTTCTACTGCCGGGTGATCACCGAAGGTGAGGTCGAAGCCGGCCAGGAGATCGTCAAGATCAGCTCCGGTCCTGAGAGCGTGTCGGTCGCCGAGATCGACGCGCTGCTCTACCTGCCTGGGCACCCCCGCGACGCTCTGCACCGCGCACTGCGTATCCCGGCACTGAGCCCCGGCTGGCAAACGTCGCTACGGAGCCTGGCCGAGCAGGCCGAGCATCCGGCGGGATCCGCAGGCAACGTCGGTCTGACCGCCGCGGCGGGTAGCCCACCGCCGGCATGGACTGGATTTCGCGCACTGAAGGTCAGCGCTGTTCACGATGAGAGCCGCCAGGTCCGCTCAGTCTCGCTGACCGAACCCGACGGTGCATCCCTGCCGGAATGGTTTCCGGGACAGTCGATCACGCTGCGTCTCTATCCCGACCCGAACGGCGCGCCGCTGATCCGCAATTATTCGTTGTCCAATCAGCCGGGGTCCGTGGATTACCGGATCAGCGTCAAACGTGAACCCCACGGATTGGCCAGCGGATACCTGCACGGTCACGTCCACCCCGGTGACCTCGTCGACGTCGCCGCACCACGCGGCACCTTCTTCCTCACCACCGACGCGGCATCTCCGGTGATCCTGCTCTCCGCCGGGGTGGGTACCACCCCGGTGCTCTCGATGCTGCACTGGCTCGCGGCAACTCACTCGGACCGACCGCTCTGGTGGCTGCACGGTGCCCGCAACGGTGACGAACACCCGTTCGCAGAGGAAAGCCGCGATCTTCTGAAACGGTTGCCCGGAAGTCATTCCCACATCTTCTACAGTCAGCCGACAGCGGCCGACCGACTCGGAGTCGACTTCACCGCGCAGGGCCGGCTGTCCCGCGAAGCGATCGGCGGACTCGGTCTGCCACGCGAAGCAGACGCTTATCTGTGCGGACCATCGGCGTTCATGAACGAGCTCAGCTCCGGCCTTGCGACCTACGGACTCGATCCAGCCCGCGTGCACTCCGAACTCTTCGGCGCCGCAGCAGCTCTCACGCCCGGGATCGCTGCGACGTCGATCGCGCCGCACCCGCCTGCGGGGCCGCCCGGAACCGGACCCGAAGTTCAGTTCGCGCGCAGCGGCCTCTCAGCACCCTGGGGCCCGCCCAATACCAGCCTGCTCGAGTTCGCCGAAACGTGTGACGTCCCGACCCGCTGGTCCTGCCGAACCGGGGTCTGCCACAACTGCGAGACCGCACTGTTGTCGGGCACCGTCCGCTACGACCCGGAGCCCTTGGAATTGCCCGCCGAAGGGAACATCCTGATCTGCTGTGCGCAACCCTGCGAAACAGTCGTGCTCGACCTGTGA
- a CDS encoding nuclear transport factor 2 family protein: MSAAIEKLMRDNLLAVFNERDETKRKAAIHGTYAANVRWTDAEGVITGHAALEAKCVGLQAGIGELQFEAVGPVHELPGFAYLAWRLVDPADGQVQMTGFDTALIQDNLVTDLWTVLIPPQQ; this comes from the coding sequence ATGTCCGCTGCCATCGAGAAGTTGATGCGCGACAACCTGCTCGCGGTGTTCAACGAACGCGACGAGACCAAGCGCAAAGCGGCCATCCACGGCACCTATGCCGCGAATGTACGCTGGACCGACGCTGAGGGCGTCATTACCGGCCATGCTGCACTTGAAGCCAAATGCGTTGGCCTGCAGGCAGGAATCGGTGAGCTTCAATTCGAGGCTGTAGGTCCCGTTCACGAACTGCCCGGCTTCGCTTACCTTGCGTGGCGACTGGTCGATCCCGCCGACGGGCAGGTACAGATGACCGGTTTTGACACCGCGCTGATCCAGGACAACCTGGTGACCGACCTGTGGACCGTTCTGATCCCGCCTCAGCAGTAG
- a CDS encoding GntR family transcriptional regulator gives MSTIGARTGAEAVKTSASQRAYGWIRDAILSGEFAEGEFIDEVALAARVNTSRTPVREALQRLQVERYVDLLPRRGAQVRVVTALEMREIYQARFVLESDALRTICQRQAGVPDSARALIEKMEQAGQSYDWNGFAQLDQMFHAEIVRHRRNAVIAELYDSLQPRQVRLGTRTLVEAPARLTTIEHEHRELIAALDRHDADASVEVLRRHLREIPELVDAFSAARGTAPA, from the coding sequence ATGTCCACCATCGGAGCCCGCACCGGAGCGGAAGCGGTCAAGACGTCCGCCAGCCAGCGTGCGTACGGGTGGATCCGCGACGCGATCCTCAGCGGCGAGTTCGCCGAGGGTGAGTTCATCGACGAAGTGGCCCTCGCCGCCCGGGTGAACACGTCCCGCACGCCGGTCCGCGAGGCCCTGCAGCGGCTGCAGGTGGAGAGATACGTCGATCTGCTTCCGCGCCGCGGTGCACAGGTGCGGGTGGTCACCGCGTTGGAGATGCGGGAGATCTACCAGGCGCGCTTTGTCCTCGAGTCCGACGCACTGCGGACGATCTGCCAGCGTCAGGCCGGCGTGCCGGACAGCGCCCGCGCGCTCATCGAGAAAATGGAACAGGCTGGCCAGTCATACGATTGGAACGGCTTCGCCCAACTGGATCAGATGTTCCACGCCGAGATCGTCCGCCACCGACGCAACGCGGTGATCGCCGAGCTCTACGACTCGCTGCAGCCGCGGCAGGTCCGGCTCGGAACGCGGACGCTCGTCGAGGCTCCTGCCCGCTTGACCACTATCGAGCATGAGCATCGTGAGCTCATCGCCGCCCTCGATCGCCACGACGCCGACGCCAGCGTCGAGGTGCTCCGCAGACACCTGCGCGAGATTCCCGAGTTGGTAGATGCGTTCTCTGCGGCTCGCGGAACGGCCCCGGCGTAG
- a CDS encoding aldolase/citrate lyase family protein, whose protein sequence is MTSPPHHSSRPDRPSVSIWLTEPSAAAVEMGSLAGYDTVVLDIEHGLFDLRALDWIIPLIRAKGMRVIAKVLGPERGPIQQALDFGADAVAIPHITSAEHAAQICGFAKFPPLGDRSFAGGRTSEYRGFTDDWVSAQDRRTQCYPMIEDASAFDDIHKILDLPVVDGIFIGPSDLSLRRERGAYSVTEADLADIRHLARAANAAGKPWLLPAWSEAEQRLAVEEGAHTIVATMQYGAMLAGFTTTMQNLQKINADVRTTR, encoded by the coding sequence TTGACCTCCCCACCCCACCACAGCTCCCGACCGGACCGGCCGTCGGTCTCGATCTGGCTCACCGAACCCTCAGCGGCCGCCGTCGAGATGGGCAGCCTGGCCGGCTACGACACCGTGGTGCTCGACATCGAGCACGGCCTGTTCGACCTGCGCGCGCTGGACTGGATCATTCCGTTGATCCGGGCCAAGGGCATGCGGGTGATCGCCAAGGTGCTCGGCCCGGAGCGCGGCCCGATTCAGCAGGCACTCGACTTCGGCGCCGACGCCGTTGCGATTCCCCACATCACCTCCGCGGAGCACGCGGCGCAGATCTGCGGTTTCGCGAAGTTCCCGCCATTGGGTGATCGCTCCTTCGCCGGCGGTCGCACCTCCGAATACCGGGGCTTCACCGACGACTGGGTGAGCGCCCAGGACCGCCGGACCCAGTGCTACCCGATGATCGAGGACGCCTCGGCGTTCGACGACATCCACAAGATCCTGGACCTGCCCGTCGTCGACGGGATCTTCATCGGACCCTCGGACCTGTCTCTGCGCCGGGAGCGCGGTGCCTACAGCGTGACCGAGGCAGACCTCGCGGACATCCGCCACCTGGCTCGCGCCGCGAACGCCGCCGGGAAACCGTGGCTGCTCCCGGCGTGGAGCGAAGCCGAGCAGCGCCTGGCCGTGGAGGAGGGCGCTCACACCATCGTCGCCACCATGCAGTACGGCGCCATGCTGGCGGGTTTCACCACAACCATGCAGAACCTTCAGAAGATCAACGCCGATGTGAGGACAACCAGGTGA
- a CDS encoding carbon-nitrogen hydrolase family protein, with product MNLTAAVAQFAPTEDKSANVDTMINMLGQAADLDAELVVFPEYAVFTVPAMDDRFVHSAEALDGPSVTRLAQATAEFGVTVIVGVNETAEEGKIHNTLVGIQDGAIAAVYRKVHLYDAFGYTESDRVLAADPTTPELLQINGFTVGMQTCYDLRFPETSRALVDAGADVIALPAEWVPGPLKEYHWNTLLRARAIENTVYVLAADQIAPAGSGNSAILDPMGIPLAALGEAAGIGVARLERSRLDSVRTVNPALTLRRYRVQPEVR from the coding sequence GTGAATCTGACTGCCGCAGTTGCACAATTCGCCCCGACCGAGGACAAGTCGGCCAACGTCGACACGATGATCAACATGCTCGGCCAGGCCGCCGATCTCGACGCCGAACTCGTCGTCTTCCCCGAGTACGCCGTCTTCACCGTCCCCGCGATGGACGACCGGTTCGTGCACTCCGCCGAGGCACTGGACGGTCCGTCGGTCACCCGGTTGGCGCAGGCCACCGCCGAATTCGGCGTGACCGTCATCGTCGGGGTCAACGAAACGGCCGAGGAGGGCAAGATCCACAACACCCTCGTCGGAATCCAGGACGGTGCGATCGCCGCCGTCTACCGCAAGGTCCATCTCTACGACGCCTTCGGGTACACGGAGTCCGACCGGGTACTCGCGGCCGATCCGACGACCCCAGAGCTGTTGCAGATCAACGGATTCACCGTCGGGATGCAGACCTGCTACGACCTCCGCTTCCCGGAGACGTCGCGGGCGCTGGTCGATGCGGGCGCCGACGTGATCGCCCTGCCCGCCGAATGGGTCCCCGGACCGCTCAAGGAGTACCACTGGAACACCCTGCTGAGGGCGCGGGCGATCGAGAACACCGTCTACGTCCTGGCCGCCGACCAGATCGCCCCCGCCGGTTCCGGCAACAGCGCCATCCTCGATCCGATGGGCATTCCGCTGGCCGCACTCGGTGAGGCCGCCGGCATCGGCGTGGCCCGCCTCGAACGCAGCCGACTCGACAGCGTGCGCACCGTCAACCCGGCGCTCACGCTCCGGCGCTACCGCGTCCAGCCGGAGGTGAGGTGA
- a CDS encoding C4-dicarboxylate TRAP transporter substrate-binding protein, producing MTRATQRLRGAVAVVAAAVCAAALSSCAADDGTYVLHYTTYSSQTSDQSLTMQRWAEEVEELTDGGVQVNFHYSESLVGADESLQATLDGRADLAQVGSLYSASDLSMFTVIELPFETNNPQVQMTAIERLYEENDTYRDDFDRQGVQLLFPLPLGINLIGLQEPAPTPTDLAGRSIRSGGLTSEALLAVGANPVAMTATDVYESMERGVIGGYTSLAIANLPTFGLASTTPYLVDPGIGAYASSIVVINSELLESMPSEYRDAIAEASANAVGNGLEEMDTLGIQACTELRDSGAQLATMPPADVEAWKDRAGIAQGWVDRYAERGYDAERVLADYRRIIGEESARSTYADPFYACLEGENR from the coding sequence ATGACCAGAGCCACCCAGCGCCTGCGTGGCGCCGTCGCGGTCGTCGCCGCAGCCGTGTGTGCTGCCGCGCTCTCGTCCTGCGCCGCCGACGACGGAACGTACGTCCTGCACTACACGACGTACTCGTCGCAGACGTCCGATCAGTCCCTGACGATGCAGCGGTGGGCCGAGGAAGTCGAGGAGCTCACCGACGGCGGCGTGCAGGTCAACTTCCACTACTCGGAGAGCCTCGTCGGTGCGGACGAGTCGCTGCAGGCGACGCTGGATGGCCGGGCCGACCTGGCTCAGGTCGGGTCGCTGTACTCCGCGTCGGACCTGTCCATGTTCACCGTCATCGAGTTGCCGTTCGAGACCAACAACCCGCAAGTCCAGATGACCGCCATCGAGCGCCTGTACGAGGAGAACGACACCTACCGCGACGACTTCGACCGACAGGGCGTGCAACTGCTGTTTCCGCTTCCGCTCGGGATCAATTTGATCGGGCTGCAGGAGCCGGCCCCGACGCCAACGGACCTGGCGGGGCGCAGCATTCGATCCGGAGGCCTCACCTCCGAGGCGCTGCTCGCGGTCGGCGCGAACCCCGTCGCGATGACCGCGACCGACGTGTACGAGTCCATGGAACGCGGCGTCATCGGCGGCTACACCTCGCTGGCGATCGCCAATCTGCCCACGTTCGGGTTGGCGTCGACCACGCCGTATCTGGTCGACCCCGGGATCGGCGCCTACGCCTCCTCGATCGTGGTGATCAATTCCGAACTGCTGGAGTCGATGCCGTCGGAGTATCGGGACGCGATCGCCGAGGCGTCGGCCAACGCCGTCGGCAACGGGTTGGAGGAGATGGACACGCTCGGCATCCAGGCCTGCACCGAATTGCGTGACAGCGGAGCGCAACTGGCGACGATGCCGCCCGCCGATGTCGAGGCGTGGAAGGACCGCGCCGGAATCGCGCAGGGATGGGTCGACCGCTACGCCGAGCGTGGTTACGACGCCGAAAGGGTGCTCGCCGACTACCGCCGGATCATCGGCGAGGAGTCTGCGCGCTCAACGTATGCCGATCCGTTCTACGCGTGCCTCGAAGGAGAGAACCGATGA
- a CDS encoding TRAP transporter small permease: protein MTEDVTLPRPVLMVARTLSVVAGILLLGLILLTIADVISRNARDRSIIGTVDIATMLLVAIAFLGLASAEADGRHVAVELFESRVGVRTRLVFSALRTLLLIGLGLLLAWGLSEVLLSAVDRGETTNDILRLPTWPAKVVLLASFVVFFVVAIWKELLTAAAIRSELSGGQR, encoded by the coding sequence ATGACCGAGGACGTCACTCTCCCGCGGCCGGTGCTGATGGTCGCGCGCACCCTGAGCGTCGTAGCCGGGATCCTGCTGCTCGGGCTGATCCTGTTGACCATCGCCGACGTGATCAGTCGCAACGCCCGGGACCGCTCGATCATCGGAACCGTCGACATCGCCACGATGCTGCTGGTGGCGATCGCCTTCCTAGGTCTCGCATCGGCCGAGGCGGACGGTCGGCACGTTGCCGTCGAGTTGTTCGAGAGCCGAGTGGGTGTGCGCACCCGACTGGTGTTCTCGGCGCTGCGGACACTGCTGTTGATCGGCCTCGGACTTCTCCTCGCATGGGGGCTGAGCGAGGTCCTGCTCAGCGCCGTCGACCGCGGTGAGACGACAAACGACATCCTCCGACTGCCCACCTGGCCGGCGAAGGTGGTGCTGCTCGCATCGTTCGTCGTGTTCTTCGTCGTCGCCATCTGGAAGGAACTGCTCACCGCCGCGGCGATCCGTTCCGAACTCAGCGGAGGACAGCGATGA
- a CDS encoding TRAP transporter large permease codes for MTATTGVVLAVVILLFFGLLAIRLHVGLSLMASAFVGVLLLRSTGAGVSTVANQPFSTAASYSLTIIPLFIVMGIFAVRAGLAQAGFDLASVALRRLPGGPALASLAGSGMFAAVTGSSVATVATMARVSTDAIVRAGYSIRLAAGVVCAGGTLGVLIPPSIVLVLYGVVTEESIGQLLIAGIGPGLVTIAAYAVAIVALVTWQRRRAGRVGARTGDDDGTAGSADIADVDAPEGPGRLDISGFLYLAVIFIVSIGTIYLGLATPTEAASFGAFAALIILLLRTRPPAWLHEIKEALTEAIGLTAMTFLLMVGAGVFTYVLALSGASSSLVGAVTDANLPPYLVLVLCLIILLPLGMFLDGISMILIAAPLLHPILVGYGFDGIWIGVLIVKVAEMALITPPVGMNAFVYSGAVREAGLGRVFRGVVPFIVADLVVVAMLIAFPAIVTFLPSLSAAQ; via the coding sequence ATGACCGCCACCACCGGCGTCGTCCTGGCGGTCGTCATCCTGTTGTTCTTCGGGCTCTTGGCGATTCGACTTCACGTCGGCCTGTCGCTGATGGCTTCGGCGTTTGTCGGTGTGCTCTTACTGCGCAGCACCGGCGCCGGGGTCAGCACCGTGGCCAACCAACCGTTCTCGACAGCAGCGTCCTACTCGCTGACGATCATCCCGCTGTTCATCGTGATGGGCATCTTCGCGGTCCGGGCGGGCCTCGCCCAGGCCGGTTTCGATCTGGCCTCGGTGGCGCTGCGACGGCTTCCCGGCGGGCCTGCGCTCGCCTCGCTGGCCGGGTCCGGCATGTTCGCCGCGGTCACCGGATCGAGCGTGGCCACAGTGGCCACGATGGCGCGGGTCTCCACCGACGCGATCGTGCGCGCCGGGTACAGCATCCGCCTCGCCGCCGGCGTCGTCTGCGCCGGCGGGACGCTGGGAGTGCTGATCCCGCCGTCGATCGTTCTCGTCCTCTACGGCGTGGTCACCGAGGAGAGCATCGGTCAGCTCCTGATCGCCGGGATCGGACCGGGACTGGTCACCATCGCCGCCTACGCGGTCGCCATCGTTGCGCTGGTCACCTGGCAGCGGCGGCGTGCCGGCCGCGTCGGCGCCCGGACCGGTGACGACGACGGCACCGCCGGTTCCGCGGACATCGCTGATGTCGACGCACCCGAAGGACCGGGCCGCCTCGACATCTCGGGGTTCCTCTATCTCGCGGTCATCTTCATCGTGTCCATCGGCACCATCTATCTGGGTCTCGCGACGCCGACCGAGGCGGCGTCCTTCGGTGCGTTCGCAGCGCTGATCATCCTGCTGCTGCGGACCCGGCCGCCGGCCTGGCTGCACGAGATCAAGGAAGCGCTGACCGAAGCGATCGGCCTCACTGCGATGACCTTCCTGCTGATGGTCGGTGCCGGAGTGTTCACCTATGTGCTGGCGCTGAGTGGGGCGAGCAGCTCCCTGGTCGGCGCAGTGACCGACGCGAACCTGCCGCCGTATCTGGTGCTGGTGCTGTGTCTGATCATCCTGCTGCCGCTGGGCATGTTCCTCGACGGCATCTCGATGATCCTGATCGCCGCACCGCTGCTGCACCCGATCCTGGTCGGTTACGGATTCGACGGAATCTGGATCGGCGTACTGATCGTCAAGGTGGCCGAGATGGCGCTGATCACACCGCCCGTCGGCATGAATGCGTTCGTGTACTCGGGTGCCGTGCGTGAGGCGGGACTGGGCCGGGTCTTTCGCGGCGTCGTCCCGTTCATCGTGGCCGACCTGGTGGTGGTGGCGATGCTCATCGCCTTCCCCGCCATCGTCACGTTCCTGCCGTCCCTGTCGGCTGCTCAATAG
- a CDS encoding class I SAM-dependent methyltransferase has product MRYPAQDAFADEVEHWYDIPGWFHWREGQEEAVSVFPEGSTFVEVGSYLGRSLCSLADVVRDSGRDYTVIGVDTCRGSGQEGPANKNAHGPAVEHGGGTFAGLLHRNVIACGFADTVHVFISSSPKAADFFTDGSLAWVHLDARHDYDSVVADIDAWAPKVKPGGWLSGDDYDDRLWPGVVGAVRDRLPDAHGWLTAQWRWLKP; this is encoded by the coding sequence GTGCGTTATCCGGCACAGGACGCATTCGCCGACGAGGTCGAACACTGGTACGACATTCCCGGCTGGTTCCACTGGCGGGAGGGCCAGGAGGAGGCGGTCTCGGTGTTCCCCGAGGGGAGCACATTCGTCGAAGTCGGGTCCTACCTGGGACGCAGCCTGTGCTCACTGGCCGACGTCGTGCGCGACTCGGGCCGCGACTACACGGTGATCGGCGTCGACACCTGCCGCGGCAGTGGCCAGGAGGGGCCGGCCAACAAGAACGCGCACGGACCTGCTGTCGAGCACGGCGGCGGGACCTTCGCAGGCCTGCTGCACCGCAACGTCATCGCCTGCGGATTCGCCGACACGGTGCACGTCTTCATCAGCTCGTCGCCGAAGGCGGCCGACTTCTTCACCGATGGTTCGCTGGCGTGGGTGCATCTCGACGCCCGCCACGACTACGACAGCGTCGTCGCCGACATCGACGCGTGGGCGCCCAAGGTGAAGCCGGGCGGGTGGCTTTCGGGGGACGACTACGACGACCGGTTGTGGCCCGGGGTCGTCGGCGCGGTTCGCGACCGGCTGCCCGATGCGCACGGCTGGTTGACAGCGCAGTGGCGGTGGCTCAAGCCGTGA